In one Chloroflexota bacterium genomic region, the following are encoded:
- a CDS encoding hydrogenase iron-sulfur subunit — protein MERKSEWEPRIVGFLCKWCSYAGADLAGSGRKKYPANVKILKVPCSGRVDPLLILKGLRLGFDGVLVSGCHPGDCHYQTGNYRARRRIALTKKFLEYMGIPEERFRASWVSASEGAKFAQVVAAVVKDVEEVGPNRLFSEDGQ, from the coding sequence ATGGAACGTAAATCAGAATGGGAGCCCAGAATAGTCGGGTTCTTATGTAAATGGTGTAGCTATGCCGGCGCTGATTTAGCTGGATCCGGTCGTAAGAAATATCCAGCCAACGTGAAAATATTGAAGGTGCCGTGTTCGGGAAGAGTTGATCCACTGTTAATCCTTAAGGGTTTGCGTCTGGGTTTTGATGGTGTTTTGGTGTCCGGCTGTCATCCCGGTGACTGCCATTACCAAACGGGAAACTACCGTGCCAGAAGAAGAATTGCGTTAACCAAGAAATTCTTAGAGTATATGGGTATTCCGGAAGAACGGTTTAGGGCGAGCTGGGTATCGGCGTCAGAAGGTGCGAAGTTTGCCCAGGTAGTTGCCGCCGTAGTTAAAGATGTAGAAGAAGTGGGACCTAATAGATTATTCTCCGAAGATGGACAGTAA